In Nocardioides luti, the DNA window GCGCTCGCGATGCGCGCCGGCGCCAGCCTGATCAACATGGAGTTCGTCCAGTTCCACCCGACGGGCATGGTCTGGCCCCCGTCGGTGAAGGGGCTGCTGGTCACGGAGTCGGTGCGCGGCGACGGCGGCGTCCTGAAGAACTCCGAGGGCAAGCGGTTCATGTTCGACTACATCCCCGAGTTCTTCAAGAGCGAGACGGCCGACACGATCGAGGAGGCCGACCGGTGGTACGACGACAAGAAGAACAACCGCCGCCCCCCTGAGCTGCTGCCGCGCGACGAGGTCGCGCGGGCGATCAACTCCGAGATCAAGGCCGGCCGCGGGACGCCCCACGGCGGCATCTACCTCGACATCGCCTCCCGGCGCAGCCCGGAGTTCATCCGCAAGCGGCTGCCGTCGATGTACCACCAGTTCAAGGAGCTCGCGGACGTCGACATCACGGCGGAGCCGATGGAGATCGGCCCGACCTGCCACTACGTGATGGGCGGCGTCGAGGTCGACGCGGACACCCAGGAGAGCGCGGTCACCGGGCTGTACGCCGTGGGCGAGTGCTCCGGCGGGATGCACGGCTCGAACCGGCTCGGCGGCAACTCGCTGGGTGACCTGCTGGTCTTCGGCAAGCGCGCGGGCGAGGCGGCCACGGCGTACTCCTCCTCGCTGGGGGGCAACCGTCCCCGCGTCGACGAGGCGGACGTGAAGGCGGCCCGGGAGAGCGCGCTGGCGCCGTTCGAGGTGGAGGGCGGGGAGAACCCGTACACCATCCAGTCCGACCTCCAGCAGTCCATGAACGACCTGGTCGGCATCATCCGCACGGCCGCGGAGCTCGAGCAGTCGCTCACCGAGGTCGAGGCGTTCAAGGTGCGCGCGGCGTCGATGAAGGTCGAGGGGCACCGGCAGTACAACCCCGGCTGGCACCTCGCGCTCGACCTGCGCAACATGCTGATCGTCAGCGAGTGCATCGCCAAGGCCGCGCTGGCGCGGCAGGAGTCGCGGGGCGGCCACACCCGCGACGACTTCCCCGGCCCGAACGCCGAGTGGGGCACGAAGAACCTCGTGGTGAACCTCAACGCCGCCGGCACCGGCGTCGACCTGCACGAGAAGCCGCTGCCGGTGATGCCGGACGAGCTGAAGAAGTACTTCGAGCCGGCGGCCGTCGAGCCCGCAGCCGAGAGCCAGGAGGGGAAGTAGCCATGGGATACGACCTGAAGATGCGGATCTGGCGCGGCGACCAGGACGGCGGCGACCTCGGCGACTACACCGTGGAGGTCTCCGAGGGCGAGGTGGTCCTCGACGCGCTCCACCGCGTGCAGGCCACCCAGGCCGGCGACCTCGCGATCCGGTGGAACTGCAAGGCCGGCAAGTGCGGCTCGTGCAGCGCCGAGATCAACGGCAAACCCCGGCTGCTCTGCATGACCCGGCTCTCGGACTTCGACGAGACCGAGACGATCACGGTCACGCCGATGCGCACCTTCCCGGTCATCCGGGACCTGGTCACCGACGTCTCGTTCAACTACGAGAAGGCCAAGGAGCTGCCGTCCTTCGCCCCGCCCCCGCGCGACGCCGACGGCAAGCGCCGGATGGCCCAGATCGACGTCGAGCGCGGCCAGGAGTTCCGCAAGTGCATCGAGTGCTTCTTGTGCCAGAACACCTGCCACGTCGTGCGTGACCACGAGGA includes these proteins:
- a CDS encoding succinate dehydrogenase/fumarate reductase iron-sulfur subunit, which codes for MGYDLKMRIWRGDQDGGDLGDYTVEVSEGEVVLDALHRVQATQAGDLAIRWNCKAGKCGSCSAEINGKPRLLCMTRLSDFDETETITVTPMRTFPVIRDLVTDVSFNYEKAKELPSFAPPPRDADGKRRMAQIDVERGQEFRKCIECFLCQNTCHVVRDHEENKPAFAGPRFFLRYAELDMHPLDTHDRRELAQGAAGLGMCNITKCCTEVCPEGIKITDNAIIPMKERVVDRKFDPLVWLGSKIGIRNKDNDGRTEV
- a CDS encoding fumarate reductase/succinate dehydrogenase flavoprotein subunit, with the protein product MTGNEMSGASEGGMERHQYDVVVIGAGGAGLRAAIAAHESGARTAIVCKSLLGKAHTVMAEGGIAAAMGNRWPEDNWEVHFRDTMRGGKMLNNWRMAQLHAQEAPERVQELEDWGALFDRTDDGLISQRDFGGHKYARLAHVGDRTGLEMIRTLQQRAVALGIDVFMEFTVTDLMKDGDSISGAFGYWRESGRFVLFEAPSVILATGGIGKSFKVTSNSWEYTGDGHALAMRAGASLINMEFVQFHPTGMVWPPSVKGLLVTESVRGDGGVLKNSEGKRFMFDYIPEFFKSETADTIEEADRWYDDKKNNRRPPELLPRDEVARAINSEIKAGRGTPHGGIYLDIASRRSPEFIRKRLPSMYHQFKELADVDITAEPMEIGPTCHYVMGGVEVDADTQESAVTGLYAVGECSGGMHGSNRLGGNSLGDLLVFGKRAGEAATAYSSSLGGNRPRVDEADVKAARESALAPFEVEGGENPYTIQSDLQQSMNDLVGIIRTAAELEQSLTEVEAFKVRAASMKVEGHRQYNPGWHLALDLRNMLIVSECIAKAALARQESRGGHTRDDFPGPNAEWGTKNLVVNLNAAGTGVDLHEKPLPVMPDELKKYFEPAAVEPAAESQEGK